A single Candidatus Methylomirabilota bacterium DNA region contains:
- a CDS encoding iron transporter, whose product MMNAGKEMRLEHGSIAIRSGALVLTNGLMGLMMVFSFAVLARAEEFLIGEPLEKHGMEIAAVYIDPAVSQDEYWGGVPREEGTVIHLEADIHATKDNKHGFGAGEWIPYLTVFYRLRNLKTDEEQKGLLWQMVAKDGPHYGRNIKLRPGKYKLVYTIENPSTGGLARHTDKETGVPEWWDAFSLEYTFDYKQSKK is encoded by the coding sequence ATGATGAACGCTGGGAAAGAGATGAGACTCGAGCACGGGAGCATCGCCATACGGAGCGGTGCATTGGTCCTGACGAACGGACTAATGGGATTAATGATGGTCTTCTCTTTTGCTGTCCTGGCAAGGGCCGAGGAGTTTCTAATAGGGGAACCATTAGAGAAGCACGGGATGGAGATCGCCGCTGTCTATATTGATCCTGCTGTCTCCCAGGATGAATACTGGGGTGGTGTTCCAAGAGAAGAAGGAACAGTTATCCATCTGGAGGCGGATATCCACGCCACGAAGGATAATAAGCACGGCTTTGGTGCGGGAGAGTGGATACCATACCTTACTGTTTTCTACAGGCTTCGCAATCTCAAAACAGACGAAGAGCAAAAGGGCCTTCTCTGGCAAATGGTGGCCAAAGATGGGCCCCACTATGGCAGAAACATAAAGCTCAGGCCCGGAAAATACAAGCTGGTCTATACAATAGAAAACCCATCTACCGGAGGCCTGGCTCGGCATACTGACAAGGAAACAGGGGTACCGGAGTGGTGGGATGCCTTTAGTCTGGAATACACGTTCGACTACAAGCAATCAAAGAAATAG